A stretch of Chloroflexota bacterium DNA encodes these proteins:
- a CDS encoding adenylate kinase, with protein MYIILLGAPGAGKGTQAKMLATQLQAPHISSGDLFRAALRHGTKLGQLAKSYMERGLLVPDEITIDLIRERLAKPDCGRGAILDGFPRTINQAKALDAALHEIGKSITRVLYIDVSEDKLVERLSGRWLCRNCEADYNDRKHPTRQPKVCPQCGGELYQRPDDKEETVRTRLGVYFTETAPLIKYYEEGGLLIRINGEQSVENVQRDILAALQLQFV; from the coding sequence ATGTACATCATCTTACTCGGCGCTCCAGGGGCTGGCAAAGGCACACAAGCAAAGATGTTAGCTACTCAGTTGCAGGCACCTCATATCTCCTCAGGAGACCTGTTCCGTGCAGCACTTAGACACGGCACAAAGCTTGGCCAGCTGGCTAAATCATATATGGAGCGTGGTTTATTAGTTCCAGACGAGATTACGATCGACCTTATTCGCGAGAGGCTCGCCAAGCCAGACTGTGGCCGGGGAGCGATATTGGACGGTTTTCCCCGCACCATTAACCAGGCCAAGGCTCTTGACGCAGCTCTGCACGAAATAGGAAAATCAATAACGAGGGTACTCTACATTGATGTCTCAGAGGATAAGCTGGTCGAGCGACTGTCAGGCCGATGGTTATGTCGGAACTGCGAAGCAGACTATAATGATAGAAAGCACCCAACACGACAGCCGAAGGTATGTCCACAATGTGGAGGAGAGCTATATCAGCGCCCTGATGACAAGGAAGAGACCGTCCGTACAAGATTGGGGGTATATTTTACGGAGACAGCACCCCTAATCAAATATTACGAGGAAGGCGGATTGCTTATCAGGATAAACGGCGAGCAGTCAGTT
- the secY gene encoding preprotein translocase subunit SecY → MLQAMLNAFKLPDLRRKIIFTIGMLILFRLIAHIPVPGVDFQKLQQLFQTNQLMGMLDLFSGGAMTTFSVAAMGVYPYITSSIIMQLLHPIIPHLQELGKEGEAGRKRINQYTHWLTVPLAALQAYATATLLHSQGIITNFGLSGETLLPTSAMIMSMTAGTILLVWLGELISENGIGNGVSIIIFAGIVARLPQMLGQSLISSDYMALAFFALLGVITVGAIVVVQEAQRRIPVHYPKRIRGTRMYGGQSTYIPLRVNSAGMIPLIFAMSIMIFPGTVASYFMASEGTIGSTAKWVFDTFNTSGVFYWGLYFVLVVGFTFFYTLVIFEQQNLADNLQKYGAFVQGIRPGRPTAEYLRQILNRITWLGAIFLGIIAVLPFFARGIGTQLVLSSTGLLIVVGVVLDTMRQLESQLLMRHYEGFIR, encoded by the coding sequence ATGTTACAGGCCATGCTGAATGCTTTTAAATTGCCGGACTTGCGGCGAAAGATCATTTTCACTATCGGTATGCTTATCCTCTTCCGCTTGATCGCCCATATTCCGGTGCCCGGGGTAGATTTCCAGAAATTACAGCAGCTATTCCAAACAAATCAGCTTATGGGTATGCTCGACCTATTCTCAGGTGGGGCGATGACCACGTTCTCTGTAGCTGCTATGGGTGTTTACCCCTACATTACCAGCTCGATCATCATGCAGCTGCTCCATCCCATTATTCCCCATCTACAGGAATTGGGCAAGGAAGGCGAAGCCGGGAGAAAAAGGATCAACCAATATACCCACTGGCTCACCGTTCCCCTCGCCGCCCTACAGGCTTATGCAACAGCGACACTCCTGCATAGCCAAGGCATTATCACCAATTTTGGCCTCTCAGGGGAGACGCTCCTACCCACTAGCGCAATGATTATGTCTATGACCGCGGGAACGATCCTGCTGGTGTGGTTAGGTGAGCTGATCAGTGAGAATGGTATCGGCAATGGTGTATCGATCATTATCTTCGCCGGCATCGTCGCCAGATTGCCCCAAATGCTAGGGCAATCACTAATCAGCAGCGATTACATGGCGCTCGCCTTCTTTGCCCTTTTGGGGGTCATCACCGTTGGTGCTATCGTCGTGGTACAGGAGGCCCAGCGGCGTATCCCTGTCCACTATCCAAAGCGTATTCGTGGCACAAGAATGTATGGCGGGCAAAGCACATATATCCCATTGCGTGTAAATTCCGCCGGGATGATCCCATTAATATTCGCCATGTCGATTATGATATTTCCTGGGACGGTAGCGAGCTATTTTATGGCCTCCGAGGGAACGATAGGCTCAACAGCAAAGTGGGTGTTTGACACTTTTAATACCAGCGGGGTATTTTACTGGGGGCTATATTTCGTACTGGTAGTTGGATTTACATTCTTCTATACTCTAGTCATCTTTGAACAGCAAAACCTTGCCGATAACCTGCAAAAATATGGCGCCTTTGTTCAGGGTATCCGCCCAGGAAGGCCTACGGCGGAGTACTTGAGGCAGATACTTAACCGCATAACATGGTTAGGGGCCATCTTTCTCGGCATCATCGCTGTTCTTCCCTTTTTCGCCCGTGGTATCGGCACACAGCTAGTTCTCAGCAGCACAGGGTTATTGATTGTAGTCGGCGTCGTTTTAGATACCATGAGACAGCTCGAATCCCAGTTATTAATGCGACATTACGAAGGGTTCATTAGGTAG
- the rpmD gene encoding 50S ribosomal protein L30 — translation MTKLCITWTKSAIGHTRRQKETIKSLGLRRLNQTIKHQDSPSVRGMIETVRHLVKVEEAEE, via the coding sequence ATGACTAAGTTGTGCATCACCTGGACGAAAAGTGCTATTGGACATACCAGACGCCAGAAGGAAACGATTAAGTCCCTCGGGCTACGGCGACTTAATCAAACTATCAAACACCAAGATAGCCCCTCAGTCAGAGGGATGATCGAGACGGTTCGTCACTTGGTTAAGGTGGAGGAAGCAGAGGAGTAA
- the rplR gene encoding 50S ribosomal protein L18: MSKETNPRTARIRRHRRVRKKVAGTMARPRLAVFRSLKHIYAQLINDDHGHTFAAASTLESKIRQQQDGLSKTDQARLVGELLAKRALEHGVKRVVFDRGGFRYHGRLKALADAARAAGLEF, translated from the coding sequence ATGAGTAAGGAGACAAACCCTAGAACTGCCCGAATAAGGAGACACCGAAGGGTGCGAAAAAAAGTGGCTGGTACAATGGCGCGACCACGCCTGGCCGTTTTCCGTAGCCTGAAGCACATCTATGCCCAATTGATCAACGATGATCACGGCCATACGTTTGCCGCTGCTTCGACCCTGGAATCGAAGATACGACAGCAGCAGGACGGTTTAAGTAAGACCGATCAGGCCAGATTAGTCGGAGAGTTACTGGCCAAGCGAGCACTAGAACATGGCGTTAAGCGTGTCGTTTTTGATAGGGGTGGCTTCCGCTACCATGGCCGTCTAAAGGCCCTGGCCGACGCGGCACGTGCCGCTGGGCTAGAGTTCTGA
- the rplF gene encoding 50S ribosomal protein L6, with translation MSRIGRMPIEISDGVQVHIDGNEVTVKGPKGELTRRFSPEIIIEIHDRQITVRRSSDDQMRRALHGLSRSLLANMVTGVAQGFQKALEIYGIGYRAQKQGDKLILQLGFSHPVEITPPDGIEITDLETFTPTSTNDWLSSRFVIRGIDKEKVGDLAAKIRAIRKSEPYKGKGIRYAGERVRRKAGKSAKATSKK, from the coding sequence GTGTCACGAATAGGACGAATGCCCATCGAAATATCAGATGGCGTTCAGGTTCATATTGACGGCAATGAGGTAACTGTAAAAGGGCCTAAGGGAGAGCTAACCAGGAGATTCAGTCCTGAAATCATTATCGAGATCCACGATAGGCAAATAACCGTGCGCAGATCATCTGATGATCAGATGCGCCGTGCATTACATGGGCTATCGCGTAGCCTTCTGGCTAACATGGTCACGGGAGTGGCGCAGGGCTTCCAAAAGGCCCTGGAAATCTATGGGATCGGCTACCGCGCCCAGAAACAAGGGGATAAGCTCATTTTGCAGCTGGGGTTCTCTCACCCGGTAGAGATCACCCCGCCGGATGGGATCGAGATTACGGATTTAGAGACCTTCACCCCAACATCTACTAATGATTGGCTCTCTAGCCGTTTCGTTATCAGAGGGATAGATAAAGAGAAGGTTGGCGATCTGGCAGCTAAGATTCGAGCTATCAGGAAGTCCGAGCCATATAAAGGTAAGGGCATTAGATACGCTGGTGAGCGAGTGCGCCGTAAGGCTGGTAAGTCCGCTAAAGCCACCAGCAAAAAGTAG
- the rpsH gene encoding 30S ribosomal protein S8, whose protein sequence is MNITDPIADMLTRIRNAIMAKHEEVLIPASHLKISIAKILKEEGFIKDYEVFRDNPQGTLRIWLSYTGRKQPLISEIKRVSKPGLRVYAKSSEMPRIKSGRGIAIVSTPKGVMTAQEARRQNVGGEVLCYIW, encoded by the coding sequence GTGAATATAACTGACCCAATAGCGGATATGCTCACGCGTATCCGCAACGCCATAATGGCCAAACACGAAGAAGTATTAATACCCGCCTCACATCTTAAAATTTCTATCGCCAAAATCCTTAAAGAAGAGGGGTTCATTAAGGACTACGAGGTGTTTAGGGATAACCCACAGGGCACGTTGCGTATTTGGCTTAGCTATACAGGCCGTAAGCAGCCACTGATCAGTGAGATTAAGCGTGTCAGCAAGCCTGGGCTGCGCGTGTACGCAAAAAGCAGTGAAATGCCCCGCATCAAGAGTGGACGAGGCATCGCCATCGTCTCTACCCCAAAGGGAGTAATGACAGCCCAGGAAGCGCGTCGACAGAATGTTGGTGGCGAGGTACTCTGCTACATTTGGTAA
- a CDS encoding type Z 30S ribosomal protein S14, with amino-acid sequence MAKKSMIVKSKRPRHFKVQQHNRCYLCGRPRAYIRKFGLCRICFRQKALAGEIPGVIKSSW; translated from the coding sequence GTGGCCAAGAAGTCGATGATAGTCAAATCTAAGCGCCCCAGGCACTTCAAGGTACAACAGCACAATCGCTGCTATCTATGTGGTAGGCCACGTGCCTACATACGCAAATTTGGCCTCTGCCGTATTTGCTTTCGCCAAAAAGCCCTCGCTGGGGAAATACCGGGGGTCATCAAGTCTAGCTGGTAA
- the rplE gene encoding 50S ribosomal protein L5 → MRELNYRNIMEVPRLRKIIINIGVGEATQNAKAMDAAVHDLSTITGQRPVITRAKKSIAAFKVRAGMPIGVMVTLRGDRMYEFLDKLINVALPRQRDFRGISSNSFDGHGNYTLGLKEQLAFPEIEYDKIDKMRGMEISVVTTAKTDEEGRRLLQLMGMPFQN, encoded by the coding sequence ATGCGTGAACTCAACTACAGAAATATAATGGAGGTTCCCCGTCTCCGAAAGATCATTATAAATATCGGGGTCGGCGAAGCTACACAGAACGCCAAGGCTATGGATGCTGCCGTGCATGATCTGAGCACTATTACCGGGCAGCGCCCAGTCATTACGAGAGCCAAAAAATCAATCGCCGCTTTCAAGGTGCGTGCCGGTATGCCGATTGGAGTAATGGTAACCCTACGTGGCGACCGTATGTATGAGTTCCTGGACAAGCTGATCAATGTGGCCTTGCCACGACAACGCGACTTCCGCGGCATATCAAGCAATTCCTTCGATGGACACGGCAATTATACTCTTGGATTGAAGGAGCAATTGGCATTCCCCGAGATCGAATACGATAAAATCGATAAGATGCGCGGTATGGAGATCAGCGTCGTCACCACGGCCAAAACCGACGAGGAGGGACGTCGACTATTACAATTGATGGGTATGCCATTCCAAAATTAG
- the rplX gene encoding 50S ribosomal protein L24 — protein MKVKKDDTVLVLSGRDKGKRGKVHRVLPKENKVLVSGINIIKKHTKPRGTARQAGIIEREAPIHISNVAVVCDKCNRATRVGYRFLSDGKKVRFCKSCSEIIS, from the coding sequence ATGAAGGTTAAGAAGGACGATACCGTCTTAGTGTTAAGCGGTCGAGATAAAGGTAAAAGGGGTAAGGTCCATCGCGTCCTGCCAAAGGAAAATAAAGTACTAGTCTCTGGCATAAATATCATAAAAAAACACACTAAACCGAGAGGAACGGCTCGCCAGGCCGGTATCATCGAACGGGAAGCACCAATCCACATCTCCAATGTAGCCGTCGTCTGCGACAAGTGTAACCGTGCTACCAGAGTTGGTTATCGCTTCCTAAGTGATGGTAAAAAGGTTCGCTTCTGCAAGTCTTGCAGCGAGATCATCAGTTAA
- the rplN gene encoding 50S ribosomal protein L14, with product MIQPLSRLKVADNTGARELMCIRVLGGSNKKYAEIGDVIVASVKQAVPGGSVKKGTVVQAVVVRTAKEYGRPDGSYIKFDENAAVILSDKNNPKGTRIFGPVARELRDKNFMKIVSLAPEVL from the coding sequence ATGATACAGCCATTGAGTAGATTAAAGGTGGCTGACAACACCGGGGCACGCGAGCTCATGTGTATCAGAGTCTTAGGTGGCTCCAATAAAAAGTATGCAGAGATTGGAGATGTTATCGTTGCCTCCGTAAAGCAGGCTGTGCCGGGCGGGTCGGTTAAGAAGGGGACTGTTGTCCAGGCTGTCGTAGTACGTACAGCTAAAGAATATGGCCGACCGGATGGATCTTATATCAAGTTTGACGAAAACGCGGCCGTGATCCTGAGCGATAAGAACAACCCGAAGGGAACGCGTATCTTCGGTCCAGTGGCGCGTGAGCTGCGTGATAAGAACTTTATGAAGATCGTATCCTTGGCCCCCGAAGTGCTTTAG
- the rpsQ gene encoding 30S ribosomal protein S17, whose amino-acid sequence MVEKKRKTRIGRVVSDKMQKTVVVAVEVLKRHPLYRKSVRHTVKYKAHDEHNTSKIGDLVRIIETRPLSKEKCWAVAEILKHGEDISLAEKEASNDTAIE is encoded by the coding sequence ATAGTGGAAAAAAAGCGCAAAACAAGAATCGGTCGGGTCGTTAGTGACAAGATGCAAAAGACTGTCGTCGTCGCGGTCGAGGTGTTGAAACGACACCCGCTCTATCGTAAATCTGTGCGCCATACAGTCAAATACAAGGCCCATGATGAGCATAACACAAGCAAGATTGGCGATCTTGTACGAATCATCGAAACTCGCCCCTTGAGCAAAGAAAAATGCTGGGCTGTCGCAGAAATTTTGAAGCATGGCGAGGACATAAGCCTGGCCGAGAAGGAGGCCAGCAATGATACAGCCATTGAGTAG
- the rpmC gene encoding 50S ribosomal protein L29: protein MKAKEIRELSQAELRMKLDEAHKELFNLRFQMATRQKANYARLPELRKIIARIKTIMHERERP, encoded by the coding sequence ATGAAAGCAAAAGAGATTCGAGAACTTAGCCAGGCTGAGCTACGAATGAAATTGGATGAGGCCCATAAAGAGCTCTTCAATTTGCGCTTTCAGATGGCCACTCGGCAGAAAGCGAATTATGCCCGCCTGCCTGAGTTACGGAAGATTATCGCCAGAATAAAAACTATAATGCACGAACGGGAACGGCCATAA
- the rplP gene encoding 50S ribosomal protein L16, which produces MLQPKRIKYRKAQRGRMKGRASRGTTVAFGDFGLQALEASWIDSRQIEAARRAITHHIKRDGKVWIRIFPDKPVTAKPAETRMGSGKGALDHWVAVVKPGRILFEVSGVKEEAAREAMRLAAHKLPIKTMFVTKETLQATTD; this is translated from the coding sequence ATGTTACAACCAAAAAGGATAAAATACCGTAAGGCCCAACGAGGTCGAATGAAGGGAAGGGCAAGCCGTGGTACTACCGTTGCCTTCGGAGATTTTGGTTTACAGGCCCTGGAGGCGAGCTGGATAGATAGTCGCCAAATCGAAGCCGCTCGTCGTGCCATTACCCACCACATCAAACGAGATGGCAAGGTTTGGATCCGCATCTTCCCGGATAAACCAGTAACAGCCAAACCCGCCGAGACTCGCATGGGTAGCGGTAAGGGCGCCCTCGATCACTGGGTCGCTGTAGTAAAACCGGGCAGGATACTTTTTGAAGTCAGTGGTGTAAAAGAGGAAGCCGCCAGAGAGGCCATGCGCTTAGCCGCGCATAAGCTGCCTATCAAGACAATGTTTGTGACCAAGGAAACGCTTCAGGCCACCACCGACTAA
- the rpsC gene encoding 30S ribosomal protein S3, which translates to MGQKVHPTGFRLGITRSWDAKWYAEKGYRELLHEDLNIRRMIKQRLADAGISRIEIERSGNQVTVTIHTAKPGIVIGRSGTKVEDLRQHLERLTSKRIRVNIQEIRQPELDAYLTAKSIAEQIQRRVTYKRAMKQAITRAMQRGAKGVKIVVSGRLAGAEMSRREREVEGKVPLHTLRANIDYGFAEALTTFGLIGVKVWIYKGDILPEKKGEEPKPAPIVS; encoded by the coding sequence TTGGGTCAAAAAGTCCATCCTACCGGATTTAGGCTCGGTATCACCAGGAGCTGGGACGCTAAGTGGTATGCCGAAAAAGGGTACAGAGAGCTGCTTCACGAGGACCTGAACATACGACGAATGATCAAACAGAGACTTGCCGATGCCGGTATATCACGGATCGAGATCGAACGATCCGGCAACCAGGTTACGGTCACCATTCATACGGCTAAGCCTGGTATCGTAATCGGCAGAAGCGGTACTAAGGTTGAAGACCTGCGACAGCATCTTGAAAGACTTACCAGCAAGAGGATTCGTGTTAACATCCAAGAGATTCGCCAGCCAGAACTGGACGCTTATCTCACGGCTAAGAGCATAGCTGAGCAGATCCAAAGAAGGGTTACCTACAAGCGGGCCATGAAGCAGGCTATAACCAGAGCGATGCAGCGTGGGGCTAAGGGCGTTAAGATTGTTGTTTCCGGACGTCTGGCTGGCGCTGAAATGTCCCGACGTGAACGAGAGGTAGAGGGAAAGGTTCCCCTACATACACTCCGTGCCAATATCGACTACGGGTTTGCCGAAGCCTTGACTACATTCGGACTTATCGGAGTAAAGGTCTGGATATACAAAGGGGATATTCTTCCAGAGAAGAAGGGGGAGGAGCCCAAACCAGCGCCCATAGTTAGTTAG